The sequence AGCGCATATATACTGCCTAGAATATAACAAAAGTATCAATTTGAAAGAGAGAATTCAAACTTCAGAAAATATTAAGCACAAAGGTGTAGAACAAATTACTACCTCGTCCCAACGTACGTTCGTCCAGACTAATCACATGGAAACTTTCTGAAAGATAAAGTTTCGCGCCACCTGCATGTGGAGTAAATCGACTAATCCTAATAAAGATGTTAACCACCGAGCACAAAAGGACCCCATGCAAAGAAGTTACTCATGGAAATTTAATGAAGCATGCACCTTTCAAATCCTACAGGTAAACATTATGAAAGCAGCAGCAGTAGCAGCAAAGGTTATATCATGTACAGAAGGAGAAGGGGAAAAAGATTACTACAACTATTGTTTGACAGCAAAGAAGTGGTCCACAGCCACTGCATCAGATGGTAGTGATCTTTAATGCTGCATCTGAAAAATATCGTTAGCGTGCTCCATCAGTACTATTCCCGAGTTGATTGACTGAGGATTAATTCAAGAGCACTCTGCCAGTTTGGCATCTCTAATGAGGCTGCAGTCTTTCAGAATCAACCGTTTGGTGTATCTACCTTCAATACTGGTATTTAACAATCATAATACAAAACCATGACCAAGGGAGATTTAAGAATTGAAAGATAGTTCTTCAGATGCTAAGTCGAGCAAACACACAATCCAAACCGTAACCACAGAAATGTATGTCAGAGATGCTAGTGATACAAATGAACTTGAAGACTCATCTCACGGTGAAATGTATATATGCCATATTTGTCACTTAGCAACATACTATGGCCTACCTTCACATAAGTGCAACTCAAACTATTTCTGGGTTAGGCCCAACAAAAGTTACCAGGGAAATGCATTCATTCACTTGTAATGGTCTCCATCAAATACAATAAGCTAGATTATGACACTGCAAAAGAATATGTAACTTCACTTGAGAATCAGTCAGATTGGCCAAGAAAAATGCATTGTACGGTCAATTCTTTAGAAAGCATTTGATCGAATACACATCATGCCTGCCTGAGTATGGAAAGACTATTTTGAAGTAACTCGCAGAAAAAGCGGCTACAAGTGTTACATGCTTCAAAGTTGCCGTCTGACTACTTATATATGTACAGAATGATCTTCAACTCTATCTACTGTTGCTAAAAATATTGACAAGAGCATGCAACCAAGTGGCAGGAGCCGTATACCTTGGGCTTCTTTGAGGTCAAAGCCCCCGAAGTATGAATTCTTGTTTCAGTCAATTTCCTACATTAGCCCTTTTGCAGCTATAGTACAGGAGTACAACAATGAATTAGCACACTTCACGCAGACATGCAAATCAATTTACCCCAAAAATACAATAGTAATTCAGTTCTTaagaacataaatttttaagacTTGGGAAATTTATACGACCAATACCTACGGACACTCCTTTACTTTGCAAAACAGTTCTATTTAATTTGTCATAGATCTCAATATCACTATTGAAAATGTAAAGGGAATGCTAAGAAACTCAGAATGGACTAgcccattttctttttccaattaacaaattcatttcCTGAGAACTAATCATTtgtgttttcaaataatgcAATCTTAAACTGGTATCATAAATCCAAAAAACATAgagaaatttataaagaatTAACTTGAAACCATGTCCACCATATGTGCATCCACATTGTTCACTGTAAAACCTCAATTCCAAGTTGAACAAACAAGATGAAGTCAAAACACTAAcacaaatgaatatatttaccCAAATTCATTTCCTTAGCTgagtctttttcagattcaGGTTTCTGAATTTCAAACCAATAGGCCTTATTCTTTCTGTCTTCAAGATTAATTTTACAACACTAAAACTTCTATTTAAATGTATATCTCAAGAAGATAAGCGGGCCATCTCTAGTAGGTTACAACTATATCCTTTGGAGGGATAAATGGATATCTGGAGCATCTAAAACCAGTTTTTCTTCGATTTGTTTCTCATATCCTTTTTTTTACCGCAATCATCCAATATAACACTTGGCAGGCAAGTCAAATTGACCAATCATCAACGTCCAAATACAAGAACATAAAAATTCTCTACTTACATGGAAAATGTGgctcaaaagaaaagagactTCTCTGAATATCAGTTGGGTTCTTCAACCAACTACAGTATAAACAAGCTGCCCCGACTACCGACAGAAGCGACAGCATTGCCAGAAAACCAAAATGCGATACATCATTTGCAATTATTGCAACCCCTAGCATTACTGACTCTGCCAAACTGGCAAATGAGACCTCTGTTGTCCCAATAAGATTAGCTTTAGATGCAGGGATCCCAGTTTGTAAAATCTGTGCCCCTACAACATCATATGACATGTGACCCAATCTAGACAAAACCTGTCAGGAGGAAATACATCAAACGCAGAAAAATTTATAGCATAGTTGCAATAGCAACTTTAGGATGCACAAACAACATAATATAAACTTATCCACACACACAAtagataattacatatagaaCATCTACTGAGACCAGTTACATATGGAGACATACAAAAAGAACTGCACGTATGCTTCACATGGTAGTTTATTCTGTAAATTTCTCATATCTACACAGAGTTTAAAGGAACAAACTATGAGGTAAAGATCTCAAGAAGGGAATTGGTCCAGTGAGAAAATGTTCATCATACTTTATGCTGATACAAAAGACCCTACACCTCACAATGGCTATTGACATTTTTATTGCATACAAGATTTTTATGACTATTTGAAACCCTAGTTGATCTTTCAAATGATAAATAACTGCAAAATACATAAGAAACACGCAGGTAAAGGTCCATATATATGAGGTCACCACAtgattattgttataatactCTTTGCCAAGAAATTCTTTAATACAGAAAAGGTTATACATTCTTCATGCATTCTATCCACATAGTTGGCAACGGATTATTAGTTTTCTTAACCAATTATTTGTCTCTTATAGTCTGGTGGATTTATTTTAGCACCTTTATTATTTGGGTAATTAATTTGTCCTGTTATTCCcatatctaattatttatactttacACTTGACTGGCACAGATAAAAGGATTAGTAAGAAAGGAAGACTATTACGGGGTTGTTAGAATTGGTACAcaatatatctatgtaattaTGTATGTGAATATTAAATCTCCAATAGATATTATTCATAGCTGCATTTCTTCTAATTTCAATTGATGATGATATTAGGCCTATTAAGGGACCTTTTGTACAGGTAATGCAAAATGACTGCACTTTGCACAAGTGCAGAAATTCTTAGCCATAGAGGACAAAGAGCTGTTCATATCCACACCCCAACTGGCAGCGATTACCAACATTACCAAGCCCCTTTCCGTTGTATCCAAGTTATTTTCATGACACGGAACAAGAAGTTCTGTCTATACTCGGACAGAGTCATGGACATGAAAAGTAATAGTGAAAATGAAAGGAgacaatcataattatattcattcaATACTGAATCTCAGATTTTATTGATAGGAGAATATTCTTCAAGTATAGAAGCAAACTTGTATAGACACAAAATAGTGTAAGCGAATAGATCATAAATGAGGGAAGCCTAGCTCAAAGCaagttaaaagataaatataatgagaaaCCAAAACATAAAgcatcataaatttaataccTAAAACTATGATAtgtaaatatacaaaactatGATAAGCAAATAACCTACATTGTGTAAAACAAGTATATAACATTTGGAGTTATAGTTATCTTAGAGGCACACCGCAAGTATATGCATCCTTGTGTTGTCAGACTACACAATACCCACACAACACATATACGTCCTACAATATGATGCTTTACATATTGCTACACAACTAAAAGGTTAGCAAACAGTTGTTTATGCTTGTAATTCAGTGCTTGTGTTAGTAATCACTCAATCATTCAGCTTCACAAAGTTCATGTATATCAAATTACAGATGAAAAATAGAAGGAACTCACAATTAAGCACAAGAAGAATACAAGTGGAATCTTCTGAGAAAGAAAACCAAACCAATACACAGCAACTGCAATGGTTAGAAGTGCAGCCTGAAAGATCAGGCCAGCTGCTCCAGCCTAGAGCAATAAATTTAGGATTAGGACAAACACTTGATAACAATAAGAGAAAATACTTGTAGAGAGGAAAACCTTTAGTATGCCTAGCCGCTCAACCATTTTTGCGGAAACAAATGTTGCAGCAACGCCCATAAAAGCACATAATCCACTGAAGCCTCCAATAATTGAAGGATTTAGACCTGTAACAATCTCAAAGTTATCAATATCAAGACTTCAACTTTTTACCAGAAAGCCAAAGTCTAAGTATCTAGAGAACcgtaatttcatatttcacaGGGAGGAAAGAAATCAGTACAAAAACAGATATCAGAGCACGTGCATGTAAGTTGACCTATTTCAGTATCCTATTTGAGTCAAAGTCCACTGAATCACTCAAGTGATCTATAACAACCCTAGGAGCATCCCAACCTCTTTCCATGACCAACATGGCATGGATTAAAAAGTTTTTGAAATCCATATACTGGCAAAAGGCCAGCCATCAATCCAGTTGCATAAACCAAAGAGTGCAGACAATATTGAAGCAGCCATACCATGCTGAGTCAAGAAAGCAGTCATCAAACCACCAGGAGCGAGAACAACATTGAAGTAGAGTAACACATAAGCAAGGCTCGCCGGTAGAACTGGTTGCTGAATGTATTCAAACCATCCATGCTTGATAGCTTCTACACTTGAACCCACTATGCACAAGAAAGGTGGAATCAGTGTAcacaataagaaaaaaattctcaacCAAAAATAACAAGGAGCAgttaaatttacaaatattttcactatCTGAGATCAATCCTGCAGAGGAACATCCGCAGCCAGTTTGTGGACATTTGGCATGGTCCAGGACTCCAGCAGAAAGCCAGTTGGTTAAAGATGTGAGAACAACCTAGGTCAGAGAGTAAGAACATCAGATAATTATCTCCCAATCAATCACAGCGAGAACAACAAAACTATACCACAACAGGCAGTGAACATATCATCAAGCTAGCAGCCAGCTTTAAGCACGTCGCTGGTTCATATCTAGATAAGAAAATGCCAAATAACGATGCTCCAACAATCTGCAGGTACAAGACATGAAAGTTACAAGTGCCAACATTTAACAGAAAACAGAAATCATGATTATCTTAGCTGCATAGAATCGTTTTAAACTCACTTAAATTGAGATAGAAAAAATAGGCTGTAAGAGATTAAGCAAGACAATCACCTCAGAGAGAAGATCAATTcgactaagtattgcatttgCTTGAGCAAGCGCAACTGGTCTATTTGTTCCTGCCaactaaaataagaaataagcAGTATAAAATTAGAAGCGCCTTCAAGTTATGAtgcataaaaagaaaaacagaaaatgacTAGAACACTACCAAAACAACCCAATCACGCTCCATTGCAACTCCCAGAGCAAGTCCAGAGAGCCTTTCAACAGCCAGAGCTATTACAAGTACAAGAAACCAAGGTTGGACAAGTACACAAGACACAGAAGTAGGGTGGATGGTATGGGCATGAATTATCATTCCAACAGATAACAACTGAGCAGCTACCTGGAATAGAGAAGTATGAGAATATAACTCCTGTACCAAAGGTTtcacatcaaatttattgtaatccAGTGAAAATACCTGGACAAGAGTCAAACAGTTATATGCAGGTACTCTTGGAAAATGGTCCATTAGTTTCCCTACCAAAGGGCCTCCAACAATTACTGCAAGCTGTTAGCATGCAGAATTTTCAATAGTCATTTCCactttcatattatttttgacaGACTTGTGATGTAAGTGGACAGATACCTTGGCAAAAAAACCTATCACAGCCACAGGGAGAAGACTTGGGTGATTCAATGCAATGGCAGCAGGCCAAGCGAAATTCCATAGCTGTTCAACCAAATTCCCAGCCAAACAGCTAGCATATAAAGCTAGATATGCATATAACTTTTGTTAGGAACTGActaaacacaaaataaatcaaataatataactagACATGACAGGGGTTATCAGAAGGAAGCAAGTTAGGAACCAgctaaaaattttcaagaattataacaatatatgCAGCATTCAATGAGAAATAGTTTCACTTTTGCTCCTTGAAATTCTTTGCTGAAGTGCTAGTTCTATTGTaacaagaataataaataatgaaaaaaatcactCGTATTTAGATTAAACTAAAGAGGGCCAAGTTCTGAAAAACATCATTTAAATCAGGTAAAACCAATGGAAGCCTTAGGAGCCAAGCCACTCGAGAAGTTCTGCAGTGCCTCTACATCTTAAATTATGTTCAACCTAAAATCCCTTAACGATATACAACATGAAGGGCCAATTTCTGGTATACTCAGGTTTCCAGAAGCCCAGAAAAGATAGAAATTTCACATTTCAATTATAATGGAAATTATATTCACTTCTAAAAGaattaaactttataaaaattccACTCGTATAAAACCAATCGCTTTGATTTTCTTTAGGAGACTAACCATAAAGTCCAGCTGGATGAGCAGGAGTGGCAGCAAGTGCATTCTGCTCCTCCTCCGATAACACCTATATGATCCCAAGGGagaaaaatcaccaaaaatcAAGATATACGAAATCCATAACTTTCAAAATGCAAAGATGCTCAACTAGGGACATCTAAGACCAAACAAAATTTACAGGCAGTGTTGTCAAGACAGTGTCTGCATAAGTGTTGCAAACAAGTAAATTAAGTCCTTCTGTCTCCAGGGAATCAGACTTGAGATGAACAACTGGAACTGAACAATTTGAATCAAGAGGTGTGGTATCCTCATGCACGTCATCAGTTGCAACAGAATTGTAGGTATCTGTGTTAGTCAATGAACACCTTAACCTAAAAGCTGCAAGCCTgcaaattaatagaaatagaTTATCCAATAGTACTCTTCAAACTTAACATCTTGGATTTACCCAATAACAGGAAAACTACAGAACGTTATCTCTGAGAAAGCAACCCATACTTTCAGAAGTCACAGAACCCCCAGGCCACATTGGCGGAAAGTTGGGGTTGGGGCTGCTAATTCTCAGTGAAGGACTTCAAAAGTTCATCTAGGTGATCACAGGTCTCTTTGCCCAAtacttttatcataaaaatttaacaatgaaGTACGACTTTAAAGGTTCATGTCTAATATGCCACAAGTCTCCTTtgccaataataatataatattatcataaatattgaagaatGTCTATCTGATTCCTCCATGATTCAGAACAAGAAGCAGTTAAGCGAAGAAATGAAAAACCAACCTTTTGAAAGTAAGATAAATTTGACTGAGACTAGTTACAGGAGTCTGATCATATTAATAAGTTCAAAGAAGAAATAGGCATTCTGCAAGTGAAAGggataaataaaagaaacttcaGAAGAAAAATCAGTTACATATATTAACCACCTAATATGCAACCAAACAGCAAAATTCAGAACATTAAGCATTGCTGAAACGCTAGAAACATTTCAAAGATTCGTTATGCTTCAAAAGATATAAAGGCCGCTGACAAATCTAAGATTGTTTTGCAGATCAAATgctttttaaaacaaaaggtCTGAATACCAATGTGAAGTTTCTGATAATCCAATTTACAGTTTCTTCTCCGTTGCCTCTATGTTCCTACTCTCCCTACTTCaggtaaaataaaatcttaattttatttgttacttTTTGGGGAATCAGTCTTGGAATCCATCCCAAACTTGCTCACAAGAATGAGATATTACTTAAAGTCTTAAACAGCATTCTAGATTTTCAGGCTTAACTAGGAATATTGCTGCAAATACATTTTAACATGACCACTGGCATAATTGACTCTATAGCACTGCCTAAAAAGGAACCAATTTACAACCCAACTCgaatttaaaacatataatgtCCAAAAGTTTAGATGCACCTTTCACTTCAGCGAATGCATTCTCAATTCCACggataaaaagtataatttcaaccTGAAAACTACAAGACGCACTCACTCTATCACCTAAATTCACGAGATAAAACGAGCCTCACTACCGCGAACTTCAACTAACATTCACAACATTTCATCACACACAATTCCAAATTGGAAATAAACTGAGGGGAAAGAGAAGTAGCGAAGCGGAGGTACCTAGGAGAGGCAAAATGGGGACTCAACCATCGTCGAGGGCGTAGTCTAAGACAAGACGACGACGACGCAGCATGAGACTGAAGCCGGCCAAACCTAAACAAACCAGCCGAAGGCTGACCATGAGCAACGACAACCACACTACTGGCCATCGCTCTCCCTCCTCCTCTCCCCAACTCCAACTCCAACTCCCACTTTTCCCCAACTCCAAATTCAACTTCCCTTCAATCCCTAATCCTACTACTAacactcctcctcctcctcgaTTACTACTCATGCAGCTGATCGATCAAGTTCAAGAAATATTACAACGCCACCCGAAATATCGCACTTCCAGCCACTTTCGATTACTTCCGGTGCACAATCAACAGCAGAAAATCGCAAGCTACTGGAATTGATACTTAGAAAATGCAGCAATGGTTGTTGggaatgagaatatatattgatggCCAGTTCTTTCCAAATGCAAAAGATTTTTGTTTGGGGGTTTATCCCAGCAGTAGAGCGGAGAGCGGACACTGCGAGAGGGAAAATCACATCTGAATCGTGTACGGCCACAAATCACTGTTACGTGTGCGGTGCAGATCGTTCCCGGAGTACAATTGCGTTGCGTGCGCTTTTTCCCTTCGTACACAGTGGAAAATGAACCAAGTTGTTCCGTGCTCAATTTTAaaaggtataattacactttccccCATCgattttggtgtaattatacataaattttatgtgatttagaaaaggataaaatgtataaaaatatcttgtgttttaaaaagtcagtaaaaaaaaatactcctATTATGAGAATAGACTAAAAGCTCtcatgtattttgtaaaactcaagTCAATTACCCCTCTCTTTAAATACAACTAagggtgttaatttttttaaaaaataaccgttatacccttacttaatatatattatttcttattttaatgacccttggatcttttttgatcaaatattgatcgttagatctaatcaattaatatcaaccgttagattttaaaaaaataaaagatttagattcaacaaattatttaacttatattatatataaataatttaaaattttaaaaatatattattattattattattgttattgttattatatattaaaaaaaaaagttaactaTCCCACCCCCCTACCCCCgttgccccccccccccatgaTTTCCCCGGCAGGGCCCGTTAGATTCATTTTGAAGAGACGAGTCCAATGGTGGTGGTCTGAGACCGAGATTCGACCAGACGGAGACGAATCGACGGCAAACATGTTCAGCGGTCGTGACTTGAGCCCACTCTCTCTgattgacgaaaactcaaattgaaggtatggAAATGTTCATTTTGAAGAGAGGATTCGAATGGTACCATTGGTCTTAAATTCATTCGGACGGCGTCGGACacttaaaaataagttttcgGCGAAAAAGGGGCGAAATtgcagtttttcttttttttttaatttttttaattaattttaattatattaatgaaaatatattttatttaattaagaatattttaaataataataattaaatattttggctaattaataataattattgtaattaaatatattttaattaatttaaaataattttagatttaataattaacaattataaaattatttgaatttaaatataatataatttatatttaatattaaataaattagatatagtttaatatcttatttaaattataaaaaatataaaaaccaaacaaaaataaaaaaaaaaaggcattttagtaaaaaaaaaaaacacctaagaaaaatgtcaaaaacagttaaaaaaaatactcccACACCCATAAAGAGCGCATGTAATGCACCTTCTATTAATTACTAACGAAATAGgtgttttttgttgaattttattaaatacagACAGTTTTAGGctatttctaaattatatagagtttttagcaatttcaacataatacaaataaatttttatgcattttagccCAAAATGTACACTAGTGTCATATGTAACAATTGGTTTTTACTGGGGTGTGTTTTGCCAGACTTGAGAACTACCTAGCCTAATTTACCTAAGCTGGAAAACTtaataaactttattcaaataaattaatataatttttaaaaaataattatttataagtatctaataaattaatattatgctaaaagcatatctttttgtatatatatatataaaatttaagttaaaaatcttaataaattatatatatttataaatataattcaaagtAGATGTTGGACAAGACCTGAGTTTGACCTAAACTTGATCGGGTccactaaataaaaaaaccatCTTCTAGCTCGAACTCGTTAAGTTCAGGCTAAGCCCCAGGCAGGTCCTGGTCAACAGCTCTATTTGCCCTCCCTAATTTTATAGACGatc comes from Sesamum indicum cultivar Zhongzhi No. 13 linkage group LG10, S_indicum_v1.0, whole genome shotgun sequence and encodes:
- the LOC105172434 gene encoding solute carrier family 40 member 3, chloroplastic isoform X2 — encoded protein: MASSVVVVAHGQPSAGLFRFGRLQSHAASSSSCLRLRPRRWLSPHFASPRLAAFRLRCSLTNTDTYNSVATDDVHEDTTPLDSNCSVPVVHLKSDSLETEGLNLLVCNTYADTVLTTLPVLSEEEQNALAATPAHPAGLYALYASCLAGNLVEQLWNFAWPAAIALNHPSLLPVAVIGFFAKLAVIVGGPLVGKLMDHFPRVPAYNCLTLVQVAAQLLSVGMIIHAHTIHPTSVSCVLVQPWFLVLVIALAVERLSGLALGVAMERDWVVLLAGTNRPVALAQANAILSRIDLLSEIVGASLFGIFLSRYEPATCLKLAASLMICSLPVVVVLTSLTNWLSAGVLDHAKCPQTGCGCSSAGLISDSENILGSSVEAIKHGWFEYIQQPVLPASLAYVLLYFNVVLAPGGLMTAFLTQHGLNPSIIGGFSGLCAFMGVAATFVSAKMVERLGILKAGAAGLIFQAALLTIAVAVYWFGFLSQKIPLVFFLCLIVLSRLGHMSYDVVGAQILQTGIPASKANLIGTTEVSFASLAESVMLGVAIIANDVSHFGFLAMLSLLSVVGAACLYCSWLKNPTDIQRSLFSFEPHFPYAALKITTI
- the LOC105172434 gene encoding solute carrier family 40 member 3, chloroplastic isoform X1; the protein is MASSVVVVAHGQPSAGLFRFGRLQSHAASSSSCLRLRPRRWLSPHFASPRLAAFRLRCSLTNTDTYNSVATDDVHEDTTPLDSNCSVPVVHLKSDSLETEGLNLLVCNTYADTVLTTLPVLSEEEQNALAATPAHPAGLYALYASCLAGNLVEQLWNFAWPAAIALNHPSLLPVAVIGFFAKLAVIVGGPLVGKLMDHFPRVPAYNCLTLVQVAAQLLSVGMIIHAHTIHPTSVSCVLVQPWFLVLVIALAVERLSGLALGVAMERDWVVLLAGTNRPVALAQANAILSRIDLLSEIVGASLFGIFLSRYEPATCLKLAASLMICSLPVVVVLTSLTNWLSAGVLDHAKCPQTGCGCSSAGLISDSENILGSSVEAIKHGWFEYIQQPVLPASLAYVLLYFNVVLAPGGLMTAFLTQHGLNPSIIGGFSGLCAFMGVAATFVSAKMVERLGILKAGAAGLIFQAALLTIAVAVYWFGFLSQKIPLVFFLCLIVLSRLGHMSYDVVGAQILQTGIPASKANLIGTTEVSFASLAESVMLGVAIIANDVSHFGFLAMLSLLSVVGAACLYCSWLKNPTDIQRSLFSFEPHFPLLKVDTPNG
- the LOC105172434 gene encoding solute carrier family 40 member 3, chloroplastic isoform X3 — its product is MASSVVVVAHGQPSAGLFRFGRLQSHAASSSSCLRLRPRRWLSPHFASPRLAAFRLRCSLTNTDTYNSVATDDVHEDTTPLDSNCSVPVVHLKSDSLETEGLNLLVCNTYADTVLTTLPVLSEEEQNALAATPAHPAGLYALYASCLAGNLVEQLWNFAWPAAIALNHPSLLPVAVIGFFAKLAVIVGGPLVGKLMDHFPRVPAYNCLTLVQVAAQLLSVGMIIHAHTIHPTSVSCVLVQPWFLVLVIALAVERLSGLALGVAMERDWVVLLAGTNRPVALAQANAILSRIDLLSEIVGASLFGIFLSRYEPATCLKLAASLMICSLPVVVVLTSLTNWLSAGVLDHAKCPQTGCGCSSAGLISDSENILGSSVEAIKHGWFEYIQQPVLPASLAYVLLYFNVVLAPGGLMTAFLTQHGLNPSIIGGFSGLCAFMGVAATFVSAKMVERLGILKAGAAGLIFQAALLTIAVAVYWFGFLSQKIPLVFFLCLIVLSRLGHMSYDVVGAQILQTGIPASKANLIGTTEVSFASLAESVMLGVAIIANDVSHFGFLAMLSLLSVVGAACLYCSWLKNPTDIQRSLFSFEPHFPSAKGLM